AAGTCGGATACATTCTGGGGTGGGCGCAACGGGAGCATAGACGAGAAGACCTCCTTGATCTAGCTTAACTACGGTCATGCGAATCGGCACAACAACGTAGAAAATGCCCTGCATTTGGTCAAAAGTCCAGATGGTGTCTTTAATTACTTCTTGGCGAATTGTCCGCCGCTTGCCATAAGGGTAGAGTGGCAATGTAAACCAGAAAGACCAAGAAAAGTCCTGCTGATCAATCTGTTCTGGGCTTACTGTACTTTTATCCTCAGCCACTCTGCGACCCCTCCCAAGTTCCCAACACTCGAATTATTAAGTAATGACTTAATTTGTAGCAAAAATCTAGTATCTCATAACTCAGGCGACAGATAGAGACAAGATATATTACATACTTACCTGACGGGTGAGTGTGGCACTGAAGTTTAAAAAAATCACGCAAAATCATTTACAATATTTGTCTATCATTTATTTTGTCTCTATTGAAATTCAGATAAAATACAATTAACAAGCAGTTTATGAGTCACGAACAAAAGGATTTCTGCTTTTGTACATTAGCCTTAAGAAATAAATATCGTCTTCTGGCTCAACAATTAGCTAGTGATTTAGAAAAATATTCTCCTGGCACTATATTATTAGTCTTAACAGACGAACCAAGTTGCTTTCAAGAAAATTCCAATGTTTTAGCTTTTAAACATCGCCAACAGGGGATTCTGCATTGTTATAATGACAAAAGTATTCTTATGGAAGTTGCTTTATCAAAATTTCCAGCGGCAATTCATATTGATGCAGACACAAGAATATTAGCTCCTTTACCAGATAATTTACAGTGGAAACCAGGAATTACAGCCGGACACTATGAAAACTTGGTAGAACACGCCAATAAGTATAATCCTGAAAGATTGCCTCCTCTTCAAAAAGTAGCTGTAAACTTAAATATAGAGTTAGAAACTGTTACTTATATGGGAGAATCTTTATTTGTTATTACTAGAGACAATGGTAGGGAAGTAGATTACTTAAAATGTTGGGCAATGATTGGCAGGTATTTGGAATTAAGAGGGATTCATGCTGGTGAAGGTAATGCAATGGGAATAGCTGCTACTAAGGTGGGTTGGACGATTTCTTCAGATGGCTGGCAAGAAATCAAAGATGTAGTTCATCATATAGATGCTTCCTTGATTAACAACCAGGTGAGTTTATGGGGAAAATTGCAAAAAAGAATTGGCTATCACTACCGTTTAAATTTAGCTAGAGTTATGGCTTTAAAAAATGCTAATTTTTACTATAAATAAATTTAATTACTGAGAAAAAAACTGCTTGCTATTACAGGTTTTTTTAGGTAAATCAAACACACAAACCCAGATAAAAAAATTTAGAGACGTTGCATGAACGTCTCTCGACTTTGGTCTAAATTCAGCAAAAAATGCTGTCAGAATATCTTACTTAATTATCAATAGTTATCAGATCAAGAATCTAAATCTAAAGCTTGCATTCCTTCGCGTTTGGCAAAAGTTAGCAAACTTCCCAATTGCAGCCAAACCAATAAACAAGTCAGAAGACTTACTGGTAAACCTACCCCCAAAGCCAATGAGGACGGAAAGCCAAATATCTCTAACCCTGATGAGAGAAATAGACAAACACCGCCAGTAATTCCCAAAAATGGCACAAATAATTGTTTTAATGAGGAAGGAGATTGAGAAATTTCTGCACTATTTTTTGTCCATTGCTGCACTATGACTTTTAGTGTGCCTGATAAAGCCAGACCGGAAGTCAATGCTATGAAAAAACCAATGATTAGCAGAAAATAGGGTGGTTGTTCAGGAAAATAGTACATGAAAACTCCGAATTTAAATTAAAAACTTAAGCAGCAAAAAAATTGAACTTTTTATTTTTTACAGTTTGATTGAACACCACCAAAAGCAGCAAAAAAACCTGATTTGGGAATGATAGCCGCGACGCTTTCTCTAGATAACTCTGTCAACATTCTAATGGCTACGTCTAACAAACGATTCGGTTTGATGTCATCTTTAACCAAATCCCACAGGCGTTGAACTTCTTCAGTATGGAGACGGTCATCTTCGGTGAGTGCTAATACGAACTCTCGGCGAAGAAATTTACCTTCTTCAGACATCAGATATTGTAATCCCATTTGGGCTGTGGGTAATACATCAAAGTTGCTATCAGTACGAGCTATTTCGATCAAATTCTCTAAGCGTTGCCACTGGAATTTACCATTTTTAAACAAGACGTTCAATAGTCGCCGCCTTAATTCGGGAGATTCCCCAGTTAGTAAGCGTCGTGCTATGTAGGGATAACCGACTTCCACAATTTTGAAGTCTGAGTTGAGACTGAGGGCAATACCTTCTTGTGTTACCAAAGAACGAATAATCAAGGCGAACTTTGCGGGAACTCGAAACGGATATTCATACATCAGTTCCGAAAATTCATCAGTTATGGTTTTGAAGTTAAATTCCGTGACATTTTTGCCTATGGCATTTCCCAATACTGATTCTAATGCGGGGATAATGGGGCAAATATTTGTGTCTGGTGTGAGAAAACCCAATTCAACAAAGTCTGCGGCTAAATCGGCGTAGTCTTTGTTTACCAGATGAACTAGCGCATCTACTAGAGTTTCTTTGGTGTTTTCCTCTAACTGATCCATCATGCCAAAATCAATGTACGCCATGCGTCCATCGGGCATAGCAAACAAATTTCCTGGATGGGGGTCAGCATGGAAAAAACCGTGTTCCAATAGCTGTTGTAAACCTGAAGTTACGCCAATTTGGATAATAACTTCTGGGTCTAAACCTGCTGCTTTGATTCTGTCTGTATCGGTGAGTTTGAAGCCATTAATCCATTCCAGAGTTAAAACATGGGT
This genomic interval from Nodularia sp. LEGE 06071 contains the following:
- a CDS encoding AarF/UbiB family protein — its product is MGQNQPGQLRRYNSDAIARHYRYRPWLAWGRMLQVIWSFAIFIFSLKWDEWQDKVEQNKGKRATQLRELLTRLGPTFIKVGQALSTRPDLIRKDFLEELIKLQDQLPPFDSAIAYQIIETELDRPISEVFSELSASPVAAASLGQVYRGRLLTGEEVAVKVQRPNLRPVITLDLYLMRWIAGWLAPWLPLNLGHDLTLIVDEFGIKLFEEIDYINEGRNAEKFASNFRSDPRVKIPVIYWSQTNTHVLTLEWINGFKLTDTDRIKAAGLDPEVIIQIGVTSGLQQLLEHGFFHADPHPGNLFAMPDGRMAYIDFGMMDQLEENTKETLVDALVHLVNKDYADLAADFVELGFLTPDTNICPIIPALESVLGNAIGKNVTEFNFKTITDEFSELMYEYPFRVPAKFALIIRSLVTQEGIALSLNSDFKIVEVGYPYIARRLLTGESPELRRRLLNVLFKNGKFQWQRLENLIEIARTDSNFDVLPTAQMGLQYLMSEEGKFLRREFVLALTEDDRLHTEEVQRLWDLVKDDIKPNRLLDVAIRMLTELSRESVAAIIPKSGFFAAFGGVQSNCKK